From a single Candidatus Melainabacteria bacterium genomic region:
- the recJ gene encoding single-stranded-DNA-specific exonuclease RecJ codes for MKYKWLIKEHREITKEFLIEKLLSNRGINSQEKAKAYLDPKFYKESLSEEIPDLIKAKDRIVEAINKKEKITIFGDYDVDGVTATSCLLITLKEFTNNVDFYMPNRLTEGYGLNLDAVKKIAETNGHSSLLVTCDCGITNHKEIEFANSLGLDVIVTDHHSLPEILPSAYAVLNPKLLPQDHKLHWLPGVGVAYKLAQVILEERNGDGAKGRIGEEELLDLVCLGMIADLAPLVDENRYLVQIGLPKLASTKKVGLQELLKICGFMNKRGQGVVNHAPTTDHIGFGIAPRINAIGRLADASLAVKLLTTNNSLEAARIAFELDTQNKQRQSLCEETLKEAMEMISNQQSAVSTQLDKCIVLAKESWHHGVIGIVASRIVEKYNLPTILIAIDKDQNIARGSGRSTEHLNIIEAITSCSTHLEKFGGHKLACGLSIKPENINNFIFDFKNHVNNLLFDSNMEPILKIDFELPLINLNLKLMSEIYKLSPFGLGNPIPVFVSEEVEIVNIRNIGKNGQHLKLTIEPANRRIGDGANKYISRLEALIWNHNNKADFNIGDKVKLAYTPKLNFYNSEIFIQLEVKDWYVMEKSKEKEMQAEALV; via the coding sequence ATGAAATATAAATGGCTTATAAAAGAACACAGAGAAATTACAAAAGAGTTTCTAATTGAAAAGTTACTCTCAAATAGAGGAATAAATTCACAAGAAAAAGCAAAAGCTTATTTAGATCCAAAGTTTTATAAAGAATCACTATCTGAAGAAATTCCAGATTTAATAAAAGCAAAAGACAGAATTGTAGAAGCTATAAACAAAAAAGAAAAAATTACAATCTTTGGTGACTATGACGTGGACGGTGTTACTGCTACATCTTGTCTTTTAATTACACTTAAAGAATTTACAAACAATGTGGATTTTTATATGCCAAACAGACTAACAGAAGGATATGGATTAAATTTAGATGCTGTAAAAAAAATTGCTGAGACGAATGGCCATTCATCCCTACTAGTCACATGTGATTGTGGAATTACAAACCATAAAGAAATCGAATTTGCAAATTCTCTAGGATTAGATGTAATTGTTACTGATCATCATTCACTGCCAGAAATTCTTCCGTCTGCTTATGCAGTTTTAAATCCAAAACTCCTGCCACAAGATCACAAGCTCCACTGGTTACCAGGAGTTGGAGTAGCTTATAAGCTTGCACAAGTTATCTTAGAAGAACGAAACGGCGATGGGGCGAAAGGGCGAATCGGCGAAGAAGAGCTACTTGATCTTGTTTGTCTTGGTATGATAGCTGATCTTGCTCCACTTGTAGATGAGAATAGATACTTAGTTCAAATCGGGCTCCCTAAATTAGCAAGCACAAAAAAAGTTGGATTGCAAGAGTTACTTAAGATATGTGGATTCATGAATAAACGCGGTCAGGGTGTGGTAAACCACGCCCCTACAACTGATCATATTGGTTTTGGAATTGCACCAAGAATAAATGCAATAGGAAGACTTGCTGATGCAAGTCTTGCAGTAAAACTTTTAACTACTAACAACTCTCTTGAAGCAGCTAGAATTGCTTTTGAACTTGATACTCAAAACAAACAAAGACAGTCTCTTTGTGAAGAGACATTAAAAGAAGCAATGGAAATGATTAGCAATCAGCAATCAGCAGTCAGCACTCAGCTCGATAAGTGTATTGTACTAGCTAAAGAAAGCTGGCACCATGGTGTAATTGGAATTGTTGCTTCAAGGATAGTTGAAAAATATAATTTACCAACAATTTTAATTGCAATAGATAAAGACCAAAACATTGCACGTGGTTCTGGAAGAAGTACAGAACATTTAAATATTATTGAAGCTATTACTTCTTGCTCTACTCATCTTGAAAAGTTTGGTGGCCATAAACTAGCTTGTGGCTTAAGTATAAAACCTGAAAATATAAATAATTTTATCTTTGATTTTAAAAACCATGTAAATAATTTGCTCTTTGACTCAAATATGGAACCAATACTAAAAATTGACTTTGAACTTCCACTTATAAATTTAAACTTAAAGCTAATGAGTGAAATATACAAACTGTCTCCTTTTGGGTTAGGTAATCCTATCCCTGTTTTTGTAAGTGAAGAAGTTGAGATTGTAAACATTAGAAATATTGGTAAGAACGGGCAGCATTTGAAACTAACAATCGAACCGGCGAATCGGCGAATCGGGGATGGGGCAAATAAATACATTAGTAGACTTGAAGCCTTAATTTGGAATCACAACAATAAGGCTGACTTTAATATTGGAGACAAGGTAAAACTTGCTTACACTCCAAAGTTAAATTTTTATAACAGTGAGATCTTTATCCAACTTGAAGTAAAGGACTGGTATGTTATGGAAAAAAGTAAAGAAAAAGAGATGCAGGCAGAAGCCCTAGTATAA
- a CDS encoding tetratricopeptide repeat protein, with amino-acid sequence MNNLKLLLIVSIFLLISLSGCLRKGSLMQCACNQAISASDIADKETKWKKLNEKVVELYNEKQFFRASGEAKKAFTFSEKEFGPSDPRTATALNNLAELYRLQGKFNDAEKNYKKVLMVREETLGKEHPDYAISLNNLATLYFTQKKYKEAEPLYKESLGIIQKKVKAGDENLYTPVSNLAELYKAQGKYKEAEPLFKELVTITEKAKGKQDPLYAKSLNDLAAVYYLGGKYKESELLFKQALVLLEKLLGKTNPDLAVVRNNLSEVTKKLAVAKN; translated from the coding sequence ATGAATAACTTAAAGTTATTACTAATAGTTTCAATATTTTTATTAATTAGTTTGTCAGGTTGTTTAAGAAAAGGAAGCTTAATGCAATGTGCATGTAATCAAGCAATTTCAGCTAGTGATATTGCTGATAAAGAAACAAAGTGGAAGAAGTTAAATGAAAAAGTAGTTGAGCTTTATAATGAAAAACAATTTTTTAGGGCATCAGGCGAGGCAAAAAAAGCATTTACCTTCTCAGAGAAAGAATTTGGTCCAAGTGATCCAAGAACAGCAACAGCATTAAATAACTTGGCTGAGCTATATAGACTCCAAGGGAAGTTTAATGATGCAGAAAAAAATTACAAAAAAGTATTAATGGTTAGGGAAGAAACTTTAGGAAAAGAGCACCCAGATTATGCTATTTCTTTAAACAACCTTGCAACCTTGTATTTTACTCAGAAAAAATATAAAGAGGCAGAACCGTTATATAAAGAATCTCTAGGTATAATTCAGAAAAAAGTTAAAGCTGGTGATGAGAATTTATATACTCCAGTTAGTAACTTAGCTGAATTATATAAAGCTCAAGGGAAGTACAAAGAAGCAGAACCACTTTTTAAAGAGCTAGTTACAATTACAGAAAAAGCAAAAGGGAAACAAGATCCTCTTTATGCAAAATCCTTAAATGATTTAGCCGCAGTTTATTACTTAGGAGGAAAGTATAAAGAGTCAGAATTACTTTTTAAACAAGCTTTAGTACTTTTAGAAAAGTTGCTTGGTAAAACAAATCCTGACTTAGCTGTAGTTAGAAATAATTTATCTGAAGTTACAAAAAAGTTAGCTGTAGCAAAGAACTAA
- a CDS encoding type II secretion system F family protein: MSTFTYKARNNKGELKESSILASSVDNARATLKQEGLWVLDIKQIDKEETKEASELPFANVEAVKEQEPVKKESIKEKDFLKEFLTKYQPISLKDMVIFSRQFASMVEAGVAMLRALTVMTDQTQNPRLKKVLEQVRYDIEQGSTLSDALEKHSKIFDRLYISMVKAGEAGGVLDQVLNRLALFMEERSRLTQQVKSAMTYPIVVMLIAVGVFYAMLTLVLPTFSGLFTSLGSELPAYTRFLITISEFLRSWYMLAVIAIIAGSVWGLKKWYGTTEGKFTIDLALLGTPVMGDILKKVAVARFTRTFGTLTKSGVPIVTALDVVKDSADNAVLAKAIEAVQQRVQEGGTINGPMSESKIFPPMVTQMVAIGEETGQLENMLEKVADFYDVEVSTAVEALTSLLEPLMIVTLGGLVGAIVVGMYLPIFTVISQIK, translated from the coding sequence ATGTCAACATTTACTTATAAAGCACGAAATAATAAAGGTGAACTAAAAGAATCTTCAATTTTAGCTAGTAGTGTTGATAATGCTAGAGCAACATTAAAACAAGAAGGCTTGTGGGTCCTTGATATTAAACAAATTGATAAAGAAGAAACAAAAGAAGCAAGTGAATTGCCGTTTGCTAATGTGGAAGCTGTGAAAGAACAAGAACCAGTAAAGAAAGAAAGTATAAAAGAAAAAGATTTCTTGAAAGAGTTTTTAACCAAGTATCAGCCAATTTCTTTAAAAGATATGGTCATTTTTTCCAGACAATTTGCTTCAATGGTTGAAGCTGGCGTTGCAATGCTTAGAGCTCTTACTGTTATGACTGACCAGACTCAAAATCCAAGACTAAAAAAAGTATTAGAGCAAGTAAGATATGATATTGAACAAGGTAGTACTCTTTCAGATGCATTAGAAAAGCATTCTAAAATTTTTGATCGTTTGTATATCTCAATGGTAAAAGCAGGCGAAGCAGGTGGTGTTTTAGATCAGGTATTAAATCGTTTAGCTTTATTTATGGAAGAAAGGAGCAGACTTACTCAGCAAGTTAAGTCAGCCATGACTTATCCTATTGTTGTTATGTTAATTGCAGTTGGTGTTTTTTATGCAATGTTGACTTTGGTGCTTCCAACTTTTTCTGGGCTTTTTACATCGCTTGGTAGTGAGCTCCCGGCTTACACAAGATTCTTGATTACAATAAGTGAATTTTTAAGATCATGGTATATGTTAGCTGTAATTGCAATAATTGCAGGTTCTGTATGGGGTTTAAAAAAGTGGTATGGTACAACAGAAGGGAAATTTACAATTGACCTTGCTCTTTTAGGAACCCCTGTTATGGGTGATATTTTAAAGAAGGTTGCAGTAGCAAGGTTTACCAGGACATTTGGAACCTTGACAAAAAGTGGTGTTCCAATAGTTACTGCATTGGATGTGGTTAAAGATTCTGCTGACAATGCAGTACTTGCAAAAGCAATTGAAGCAGTACAACAAAGAGTTCAGGAAGGTGGGACTATTAATGGTCCAATGAGTGAAAGTAAAATATTCCCGCCAATGGTTACTCAAATGGTTGCAATTGGTGAAGAGACAGGACAACTTGAAAATATGTTAGAAAAAGTTGCTGACTTTTATGATGTTGAAGTAAGCACTGCAGTTGAAGCACTAACCTCGCTTCTTGAACCACTTATGATAGTTACACTTGGTGGCCTTGTTGGTGCAATTGTAGTTGGGATGTACTTGCCAATATTTACTGTGATATCACAGATTAAATAG
- a CDS encoding S1 RNA-binding domain-containing protein, protein MPQVTFEELKNKYQNKPFLETEVNCKLLLKTKEGYIVDVNEEWEGFIPNSHVVNGAEIELHQSEPFKVLVISGPDKSDQFLVSQKALREKTVCENLQKLKDENKPIKITISKVIKGGAEVYIDGVRAFLPGRYIRLPGISQENWVNQEIEVLIEELDYKERKIILNHRKAIELDRQKKAEVTIKKLNEGDIIEAPILRIADFGIFIDLGGLDGLIPASEISWGRFRHPKEVVKVGQVVQARIFRIDKENKRVALSIKQILGDPWEQVESTLGIDTLASGKVISEASFGLFIELKPGVEALLHNSEIPENVQRPKVNSFITARLIKVDPEQRKIGLSLKDVGQSTTELESQEVEQSLQDASVEEKQSNIIEEVVNTDASSSITVEKKDEQEPGV, encoded by the coding sequence ATGCCACAAGTAACATTTGAAGAACTAAAAAATAAGTATCAAAATAAACCTTTCTTAGAAACTGAAGTAAATTGTAAGTTGCTTTTAAAAACAAAGGAAGGATATATTGTTGATGTTAATGAAGAGTGGGAAGGTTTTATACCCAATAGCCATGTTGTTAATGGTGCAGAAATTGAACTTCACCAAAGTGAACCTTTTAAGGTTTTAGTTATCTCTGGACCGGATAAAAGCGATCAGTTTTTAGTTTCGCAAAAAGCACTAAGAGAAAAAACTGTTTGTGAAAATCTTCAAAAATTAAAAGATGAAAACAAACCAATTAAAATTACCATCTCAAAAGTAATAAAAGGTGGAGCTGAAGTATATATTGATGGAGTAAGAGCATTTTTACCAGGCAGATACATAAGACTTCCTGGTATAAGTCAGGAAAACTGGGTTAACCAAGAAATAGAAGTTTTAATTGAGGAGCTGGATTACAAGGAAAGAAAAATTATTTTAAATCACAGAAAAGCCATTGAGCTAGACAGACAAAAGAAAGCAGAAGTAACAATTAAAAAATTAAATGAAGGAGATATTATCGAAGCTCCGATTTTACGAATTGCAGACTTTGGGATTTTTATAGATCTTGGAGGACTTGATGGTTTAATCCCTGCTTCAGAAATCAGCTGGGGGAGATTTCGTCATCCAAAAGAAGTAGTAAAAGTTGGACAAGTAGTTCAAGCAAGGATTTTTAGGATTGATAAAGAAAATAAAAGAGTGGCATTAAGCATTAAACAAATTTTAGGAGATCCTTGGGAACAAGTTGAGAGCACGCTGGGAATTGATACCCTGGCCAGCGGGAAAGTTATAAGTGAAGCTTCATTTGGATTATTTATTGAGCTTAAACCTGGTGTTGAAGCTTTATTGCATAATTCTGAGATCCCAGAAAATGTTCAAAGACCTAAAGTAAACTCATTTATTACTGCAAGACTAATAAAAGTTGATCCTGAACAAAGGAAAATAGGGCTTTCACTAAAAGATGTGGGTCAAAGCACCACAGAATTAGAGAGTCAGGAAGTAGAACAAAGCCTGCAAGATGCTAGTGTTGAAGAAAAACAAAGTAACATAATAGAAGAAGTAGTAAACACTGATGCAAGCAGCAGCATCACAGTAGAAAAGAAAGATGAACAAGAGCCAGGAGTATAG
- the kdsB gene encoding 3-deoxy-manno-octulosonate cytidylyltransferase codes for MTTAIIIPARFGSTRFPGKPLVKIAGKPMIEWVINAACGSKLANKIIVATDDKRIVDFVDKHSALKIDVCLTSKDHKCGTDRISEVAEKYPEIKYVVNLQGDEPLMPSEYIDKVIEVLTSGFEMSTLVTPITNLDDLTNPSIVKVVMDKNNFALYFSRSPIPYKNLETSKPRNLETNSYFRHIGIYAYTRETLLKFSNLPPSKLEELEQLEQLRALENGIKIKLEVVPKSYPAVDRPEDIKAIEDIFMLSYSKGVI; via the coding sequence ATGACAACAGCCATTATTATTCCAGCACGTTTTGGAAGTACTCGTTTCCCTGGAAAGCCACTTGTAAAAATTGCAGGGAAACCAATGATTGAATGGGTAATAAATGCTGCATGTGGTTCAAAACTTGCAAATAAAATAATTGTTGCAACAGATGACAAAAGAATTGTTGATTTTGTTGACAAGCACTCAGCACTTAAGATAGACGTTTGTCTAACCTCTAAAGATCACAAATGCGGCACAGATAGAATTAGTGAAGTTGCAGAAAAATATCCAGAAATAAAATATGTGGTTAATTTACAAGGCGATGAACCACTAATGCCAAGTGAATATATAGATAAAGTTATAGAAGTTCTAACCTCAGGATTCGAAATGTCCACCCTTGTAACCCCGATTACAAATCTAGATGACTTAACTAATCCAAGTATTGTTAAAGTAGTCATGGACAAAAATAATTTTGCACTTTATTTTTCAAGATCACCAATTCCCTATAAAAACCTCGAAACCTCGAAACCTCGAAACCTCGAAACCAATTCCTATTTCCGCCACATTGGCATCTATGCTTACACAAGAGAAACATTACTTAAGTTTAGTAACTTACCTCCATCCAAACTCGAAGAGCTAGAGCAACTGGAACAACTCCGTGCTCTCGAAAATGGCATTAAGATTAAGCTTGAGGTAGTACCGAAATCTTATCCAGCAGTAGATAGACCAGAAGATATAAAAGCAATTGAGGATATTTTTATGCTATCTTATTCAAAGGGGGTAATTTAA
- the aroQ gene encoding type II 3-dehydroquinate dehydratase, which translates to MSSKKKKKILILHGPNLNMLGKREKSIYGKVSLEKINNELKDLAKELKVSLEIKQSNIEGELVNFIQSASKNGTSGTLINPAAYTHTSVAIRDAILATKLPTVEVHLSNIYSREEFRQKSLTAPACVGQITGFGKDSYLLGLKALVGKINV; encoded by the coding sequence ATGTCCAGTAAAAAGAAAAAAAAGATTCTTATCCTCCATGGTCCTAACCTAAATATGCTTGGTAAAAGGGAAAAAAGTATTTATGGCAAAGTTAGTTTAGAAAAAATAAATAATGAGTTAAAAGATCTTGCTAAAGAATTAAAAGTTTCTCTTGAAATAAAACAATCAAATATAGAAGGAGAACTTGTAAACTTTATTCAAAGTGCATCTAAGAATGGCACAAGTGGAACCCTTATAAACCCAGCAGCTTACACACATACAAGCGTTGCAATTCGAGATGCAATTTTAGCTACAAAACTGCCAACAGTTGAAGTGCATCTTTCAAATATTTATTCAAGAGAAGAGTTCAGGCAAAAATCACTTACTGCTCCTGCTTGTGTTGGGCAGATTACTGGCTTTGGGAAAGATAGTTATTTGCTTGGCTTAAAGGCATTAGTAGGAAAGATTAATGTCTGA
- a CDS encoding 4Fe-4S dicluster domain-containing protein — translation METRGLWWNIHDFPHYKEIFYSLFLISVLFFIYGFYLKIKNWSRGRPVSNFNNLPKRFIKMFCSSFLYKGWRGPVIFAHVLVFYGFFVLWIGTDILTVQEHLPIYFFEGTFYKVYSLLMDLSGVFMLLGILFFAYIRYIQKPERLDNYQNDWLQLVYLALFIIVGFLIEGLRQSATNQIETYTSVGMMIGTLFQGLSYEAQKNLHLILWWLHSLQTFSFIALIPYTKFAHIFVSPVNLFFSDLKSSGALSTPFNLVELMAMDNPPEDFAQGVSKLEDFSWKDLMDLDACTACGKCHEICPATNSEKPLSPKWVILDLRQAMYKRPLFSHKFKGNSSSTLPGLVTPETLWSCTTCNACVEVCPVGINQLTKIVEMRRTLITENKAPNNLLNTLKNIRSRSNPWGQPVEDREKWTEGLDVPKVENTPSFEYLYWVGCAGAYDSRNQNIAKTMVKLFKKANVKFAILGKKEKCTGDTARRAGDEGLFQELAIGNIETFKSINVKKIVTHCPHCFNTFKNEYPKFGLKDVEVLHHTEFLWSLIQEGKLTMTKEINQELTYHDSCYLGRHNSQYDAPRNILNKIPGIKYIEMKNSREQGTCCGGGGAGLWYEALGKQINVMRLNEIKNSGAKTCASACPFCTIMLETAGTLDKSGEPLVVQDISELIAQSAEL, via the coding sequence ATGGAAACACGAGGCCTCTGGTGGAATATTCATGACTTCCCACACTACAAAGAAATCTTTTATAGCTTATTTTTAATTTCAGTTTTATTTTTTATTTATGGTTTTTATTTAAAAATTAAAAACTGGTCACGTGGAAGACCAGTAAGTAACTTTAACAATCTGCCTAAACGGTTTATAAAAATGTTTTGTAGTAGTTTTCTCTATAAAGGCTGGAGAGGCCCGGTAATTTTTGCGCATGTACTTGTTTTTTATGGTTTTTTTGTTCTCTGGATAGGCACTGATATTTTAACCGTTCAAGAGCACTTGCCAATTTATTTTTTTGAAGGGACATTTTATAAAGTTTATTCACTTCTTATGGATTTATCTGGTGTTTTCATGCTTCTTGGGATTTTATTTTTTGCATATATTAGATACATTCAAAAACCCGAAAGATTAGATAATTATCAAAATGATTGGTTACAGCTTGTTTACCTTGCTTTATTTATAATTGTTGGTTTTTTAATTGAAGGACTTAGACAATCAGCTACAAATCAAATTGAAACATATACATCTGTTGGAATGATGATTGGAACTTTGTTTCAAGGATTATCTTATGAGGCACAAAAAAACCTGCATCTTATTTTATGGTGGCTGCATTCTTTACAAACATTTTCTTTTATAGCACTTATTCCATATACAAAGTTTGCTCATATTTTTGTTAGCCCAGTAAATTTATTTTTTAGTGATTTAAAATCAAGTGGTGCTTTAAGTACTCCTTTTAATTTAGTTGAACTTATGGCAATGGACAACCCTCCTGAAGATTTTGCACAAGGAGTATCAAAGCTTGAGGATTTTAGCTGGAAGGATCTAATGGACTTGGATGCTTGTACTGCTTGTGGTAAGTGTCATGAAATTTGTCCTGCAACAAACTCAGAAAAACCACTTTCACCAAAGTGGGTAATTCTAGATCTAAGGCAAGCTATGTATAAAAGACCTTTGTTTTCGCATAAGTTTAAAGGGAATTCTAGCTCTACTCTTCCAGGTTTAGTTACTCCAGAAACCCTTTGGTCATGCACTACTTGTAATGCATGTGTTGAAGTATGTCCAGTTGGAATAAATCAGCTTACAAAAATTGTTGAGATGAGAAGAACATTAATTACTGAAAACAAAGCCCCTAATAATTTACTTAATACATTAAAAAATATCCGTTCAAGATCTAATCCTTGGGGACAGCCAGTAGAAGATCGTGAAAAGTGGACAGAAGGATTAGATGTGCCAAAAGTAGAAAATACACCTAGCTTTGAATATTTGTATTGGGTGGGTTGCGCAGGTGCATATGATAGTAGAAATCAAAATATTGCAAAAACAATGGTTAAACTTTTTAAAAAAGCAAATGTAAAGTTTGCAATCTTAGGAAAGAAAGAAAAATGTACTGGAGACACCGCTAGACGTGCTGGCGATGAAGGGCTTTTTCAAGAGCTTGCAATTGGAAATATTGAAACATTTAAAAGTATAAATGTCAAAAAAATAGTTACTCATTGTCCACATTGTTTTAATACTTTTAAAAATGAATATCCAAAGTTTGGTTTAAAGGATGTAGAAGTTTTACATCATACTGAGTTTTTATGGAGCTTGATTCAAGAAGGCAAACTTACAATGACAAAAGAAATTAACCAAGAACTTACTTATCATGACTCTTGTTATTTAGGTCGTCACAATAGCCAATATGACGCGCCAAGAAATATTTTAAATAAGATTCCAGGTATAAAATATATTGAAATGAAAAACTCACGTGAGCAAGGAACATGTTGTGGTGGTGGAGGTGCAGGGCTTTGGTATGAGGCCCTTGGGAAACAAATCAATGTTATGCGGTTAAATGAAATAAAAAACTCTGGTGCAAAAACCTGTGCAAGTGCATGCCCATTTTGTACTATTATGTTAGAGACTGCAGGAACGCTAGATAAAAGTGGAGAGCCGCTTGTGGTACAGGATATAAGTGAGCTGATAGCTCAGAGCGCGGAGCTCTGA
- a CDS encoding nucleotidyl transferase AbiEii/AbiGii toxin family protein, whose amino-acid sequence MAIQILIRSMKRNIFFREVFHFCFLEHLLLISDPKIYILKGGVNLRFFFNNPRYSEDMDIDVLASSVSTLKKNGYKILNENSFRRRLQTFGIEGLIINDPAKAKHTETTQRFKLKIITSSGESLPTKIEFSRRKKTHDLYTYKFDRINTEISNKYNRLSFLCQHYTGKTAIIQKIEALYGRSQTQSRDVFDVFILTLGGHAKELDVNKLDPNLVLKAKEAVLSLNYKEFKEQVLEFLDAAEYAKYSSYENWTEMQNKVAGLLTI is encoded by the coding sequence ATGGCAATTCAAATACTTATTAGATCTATGAAGAGAAATATTTTTTTTAGAGAAGTTTTTCATTTTTGTTTTTTAGAACATTTGCTTTTAATTTCTGATCCAAAAATTTACATTCTTAAAGGTGGGGTAAATCTAAGATTTTTCTTTAATAACCCTCGTTATTCAGAAGATATGGATATTGATGTCTTAGCTAGCAGTGTTTCTACTTTAAAAAAAAATGGTTATAAAATATTAAATGAAAATAGCTTTAGAAGAAGATTGCAAACATTTGGAATAGAAGGTTTAATTATTAATGATCCAGCTAAAGCTAAACACACAGAAACCACTCAAAGATTTAAGCTAAAAATCATAACAAGTTCAGGAGAATCACTGCCAACGAAGATTGAATTTTCAAGAAGAAAAAAAACACATGATTTGTACACATATAAGTTTGACAGGATAAATACTGAAATCTCAAACAAGTACAATCGCCTTTCTTTTTTATGTCAGCACTACACTGGCAAAACTGCAATAATACAAAAAATCGAAGCATTATATGGAAGGTCACAAACCCAAAGCAGAGATGTTTTTGATGTCTTTATTCTAACTCTTGGTGGTCATGCTAAAGAGCTAGATGTAAATAAATTAGATCCTAATTTAGTTCTTAAAGCAAAAGAAGCAGTCCTATCACTTAATTACAAAGAGTTTAAAGAACAAGTTTTAGAATTTTTAGATGCAGCAGAATATGCAAAATATTCTTCTTATGAAAATTGGACTGAAATGCAAAATAAAGTAGCAGGATTACTTACAATATGA